GTGTTTAATGAATAGAAATGATGCGTTCTTTCCAATTATCAGTAGGTGTGTACTTTTTTTTCGCGATAATTAGAAACCGACTCAACATTTGtaggtatttaatttaaaataattataaaaacttaaaactggGCGCCAAAAACAATTGGGTAAAGTTGGCAGGCCAATGAAAACCCcttttacaaaatataatcGACCATTTGGCAGTTCAGCAACTGTCATCGTCATCGCCAAGTTTTCGAATTGTTCGCAGAACTCgtaagaaattaaaattgacctaaagaaataaaattatggAATTGATTGAAACAGCATCGACTCCTGGAGATTCAGGAACTGAAACCGCAATCCCGGAGGCCGCTTTCGATTCCTTTAAGATGCCTATCCGGCCAAGTCAGTTTTTGCAGAGCTCCGTGTCTCCGGGCTACTCTATTAAGCACTCGCTCCTCGGTCACAGTGGCAGCGTTACTGGTCTGAAGTTTAGTTCATGTGGCGAGAACTTGGTCAGCAGCTCCGCCGACATGCTGCTCATGCTCTGGGACTTGAGCGCAACCCGATGCATTCAATCGCTGGCCGGGCACGAAAACGGAATCAACGATGTCGCCTGGTCGGCGGCTGGATTAATTGCCAGTTGCAGCGATGACAAGACCGTGCGTCTCTGGGATGCCCGCAGCAAGCTCTGCGTCAAAGTTTTGGAGGGGCATGGCGGTTACACTTTCTCCTGCTGCTTTAATCCGCAGTCCAATCTGCTGGCCTCCACTAGCTTTGACGAAACAGTGCGCCTTTGGGATGTCCGCACTGGCAAAACGCTCGAAATCGTCCACGCCCACCAAGATCCCATAACATCGGTGGACTTCCATCGCGAAGGCAATATTTTTGTCACCAGCAGCTTTGATGGACTGGTACGCTTGTGGGACTCTAGTACCGGACATGCGATGAAGACTCTCGTTGACGTTGACAACATCCCAGTCGGTCATGTGAAGTTTTCACCGAACGGACGCTACATCCTGTCGTCCACATTAAACAACACCCTTAGGCTTTGGAACTACAACAAGTCGAAGTGCTTGAGGATCTATCGCGGGCATATGAATCAGTTATATTGCTCCAACTCCAACTTTTCCATCACCGGTGGCATTTGGATTGTCTCCGGCAGCGAGGATAATACGCTTTGCATCTGGAATCTGCAGACAAGGGAGCTGGTCCAAAAGATAAGCACGGAGGGCGACCACGTTTTGTGCACCCATTGCCATCCCACGGCAAATGTGATTGCTAGCGGCGCCCTACAAAATTCATATGCCATTAAAATCTGGAAGAGCAGCGAGAACTAAAACAATCAACCAAATCCCACTCATTAGCTTGTAATTATTTATATCTTAATATAAATCTTAATCTATCTTAATATAAATAAGCCGGCCATGCCATTAGTCAAATATTAAGGTTGTCTTTGTAATTGTTTATCAACGGACTAACAGAGCGAACATGTTATGGCGGTACCGGTCCCTGCGCTTGTAAATCTTATATGGCCAGAATGTGCAAACGCGATTGCTTTCGGTCTCTAAAGCCGTTGGACGACGGCGATCGAAGCGGCAGTCGCGTTTGGAGCAGCACGCTGAGCGGACGCGTTAGCTCCCCGGTTTCGATTACAGCCATTGCCTTTGCATCGCAGCCGGTTTGCCTATCGTTCTCGGAACTACAGCCCGGTTTAAAGCTGGAGAGCCACCCGCTATGAGAGCCGATGAGGGTGAGTAACTGCTCCAGGGTTTTTCCGGAAGCAGCGATCGCGGCGATCAGGGTCAGTTCATTTGCTACGCCTCCAGCGATTGATCCGGTGAGAAAGTGGGGGCTGTAATCGTATAAAATACGTGCCAATTCATAAAAGAGTATCTGAATGCACCTTATCTGCGTGGGGTAGTCCAGGCTGTCGGGCGATAAGATGACCAGCCCAAAGTCAATATAAGCGACTGATCGACAACTTGCTGCCAGGCAAGATTAGCCCCGCACGGGGAGGGGTTATCTTGGCATACATAAATACTCCTCATCCAAGGCATGTTTTGGATTCACAGATAATCTGTACCGGGAGCAACTGCCCAATGTGGGCTCGCTAATCAGGGATGGCGGTCGCAAGCTGTGTCGTCCGTCCACCGTGACCAACAAGTTCCCGATCCTGAAGTGGTTACCTCGCTACCGATTGGAGTACATCATGCAGGACTTCATTGCGGGATTCACGGTGGGATTAACGACTATTCCCCAGGCGATTGCCTATGGAGTGGTAGCCGGCTTGGAGCCGCAGTACGGTTTGTACTCCGCCTTCATGGGCTGCTTTACATACATCGTGTTTGGTTCCTGCAAAGATGTCACAATTGGTGAGTTCCGATCTGGGGTAAATTTCAGCTATCAGTGCTAATTTCACAACATCCACTTAGCCACAACCGCCATCATGGCTCTAATGGTCAACCAGTATGCCACTATCAGTCCGGATTACGCGGTGCTGGTGTGTTTCCTAGCTGGTTGCATTGTACTTCTCCTTGGATTGCTCAACATGGGTGTACTGGTCAGGTTCATTTCGATTCCCGTGATCACTGGCTTCACCATGGCGGCGGCCACCACAATTGGCAGTGCCCAGATCAACAACATCGTGGGTCTGACCAGTGAGTtcctaaatattttttattgtttcgAAATTTCAAACTACCTGAAAAATTGACATGCATTGAAAACAGGTCCTTCGAATGATTTACTGCCCGCCTGGAAGAATTTCTTCACCCACTTGACGTCAATTAGGCTATGGGATGCCCTGCTGGGTGTCTCATCTCTGGTGTTCCTGCTGCTCATGACGGTGAGAAGGAAATAAAAGcgaaattttattaaattgcgATATCAATTTAAGCCAATCAACAAAATTCTGGCAGCCGATTGATTTTGATTTCGGGTTAAGAACCTTAAGATACAGCATAAATTTGGCTCTTCAAAATTAGTTGCTTTATTAACTTAACTTGATGGTtgcattatattttgtatatatttttaactaATTTATAAATACTTTCAGCGTGTTAAAGACATCAAATGGGGCAACCGTATATTCTGGAAGTACCTTGGACTCTCCAGGAACGCCCTGGCTGTGATCTTTGGCACCTTTTTGGCCTACATCCTCAGTCGAGATGGGAATCAACCCTTCCGGGTAACTGGAAACATTACGGCCGGAGTGCCGCCCTTCCGGCTGCCGCCCTTTAGCACCACCGTAGATGGAGAGTACGTTTCCTTCGGCGAGATGATCAGCACTGTCGGCGCTTCCTTGGGTTCCATTCCCTTGATCTCAATCCTGGAAATAGTAGCCATATCGAAGGCATTTTGTAGGTATAACTTCAATTAGTTCTAAAGCATTTATACTAAGGAATTCTACATTTTCAGCTAAGGGAAAAATTGTAGACGCATCGCAGGAGATGGTGGCACTGGGTATGTGCAACATCATGGGCAGCTTTGTGCTCTCCATGCCCGTAACGGGATCCTTTACGCGCACGGCTGTGAACAATGCCAGTGGGGTGAAGACACCACTGGGAGGAGCAGTCACCGGTGCCCTGGTGCTCATGGCACTGGCATTCCTCACCCAAACTTTCTACTTTATACCCAAATGCACGCTGGCTGCAATTATTATAGCGGCGATGATATCGCTAGTGGAGCTGCACAAGATTAAGGACATGTGGAAATCTAAGAGTGAGTTTATGGTGAAACAGTTTTCTAGCTATGCCTTCTAACGCTATGTCTTAACTTTCCAGAGAAGGATCTGTTTCCCTTTGTGGTCACTGTAATCACCTGCATGTTCTGGAGTCTGGAGTACGGAATACTGTGTGGCATTGCTGCCAACATGGTATACATTCTATATAGCAGTGCACGTCCACATGTAGACATCAAACTGGAGAAGGTGAGCTTATCCTATCTTATCTAGATGCAACAACAAATCATAAATCATCTACCAGATCTATGGTCACGAAGTGAGCGTGGTGGATGTGAAGCAAAAGCTGGACTATGCATCGGCTGAGTATCTCAAGGAGAAGGTGGTGCGCTTCCTGAACAACCAGAATGGCGAGACCCAGTTGGTGGTTATCAAGGGCGAGGAGATCAACTCCATTGACTACACAGTGGCCATGGTAAGTGGGCCCCTTAATGCACACAATCTGATAGATAATAATGTTTGCATCCCCATCAGAATATTGTCTCGATGAAGGGCGATTTGGAGGCGCTGAACTGCGCCATGATCTGCTGGAACTGGAACATCGCCTCCGCCGGAGTCGTCTGTCGACTCAACAACGATCTCCGTCCCATCTTCAAGTTCGATTTGTCGCTGGAGGAGGTGGTAGCTGGCCACTTCGATAGTCCCTCCAATACGGCCTCCACCGTAACCATCGAGGCCTGAAGAACCTAGTTTATCTATAAGCTGAAAGTATTGCATCAATATCAcaattttatgaaatatcaTTTAAGCAAAGATATCCACTTGAGTGGCGACCCTCTGTCTGGCCGAGGAGACCAAGTGCTCTAGAATTACGTCTGGAAAGGCATATCCTTCGCGGAAACCGAGAATGATGTCATAATAGTTGGACACAGAAATTAATTGAGCCGTAACCGCAACCATTTCGGGTGACCGACCAATTCGCAGACTGCCTGTCTGCCTACACCGTGACCTTTCTTCGAACCTTTCCCTATTCATGGGGAATCTAATTTATGACCCTTCATATATGTTAAGGCAGGCACTTCAACAATACCGTCTTGCCCTGCCAGAAAGAGAAAGGTTGAGAGAAATTCCCTACGCCGGGTAAACGAGTTCTTGGAAGTGGAAGAGACTAATCTTTATTTATTGGACTTGGACTCGGATGCATAGTTACCGAGAACCCGTTGGCCGGTGGGATCGAATGGGCTGCGCAAGTGGCAGTCGGCGCGGTATTTCTTGCCCAAGATGTCCACCTCGTACTCCCCGTTCCGAATGTAATCAGCATCGATGATCTGTCCATCTGGTCGGGACACGTATGTCTGACCGAGGGACTTTCCAAGCGTATATGCATATTCAGCTCGTCGCAGTATGCCCACGGGTTCGCCATTTCGGTAGACTCCCTCCAAACCCCAGATGGGCACCTGATCCCGGAGCGTCAAGTAGACCAGTCGCTTCTTTAGACCCTCAGCTCGCTGTTTTTCGATGGCCGCCTTGCCACGGTAATCTGCACCCGTTTTGCGGCATGTGAATCCCAAGCCAGCTTCCAGGGGCGTGTCATCCGGCCGCAGATCGAAGCTCCACAGATGATAGCCCTTTTCGCTGCTAAGGGAATACAGGGAACGATAGCCCGCATTGCGCAAATCCTGTCCAGCTCCCGCCTTCATCAGACTCCGATAGACGGCAGCACAATCCTTCTTGGGCACATGAAGCTCGTAGCCCAGTTCTCCCACAAAACTGACGCGCAGCAAGCGGAGGCCCACATCACCCAACTTGGCTAATCGAGTGCTGTTGGGAGCCACGTGCTCATCGGACAGATCACAGTCGATGAGGGGCTGCAGGATCTTTCGGCTGTTCGGTCCCTGAATAGAAATAACACCCAATTCGGCAGTCAGATCCTTGAGGCTCGCATTGAATCCTTTTCTACGGATCTCTGCCAGCAGAGCGCTATAAGTGTAGAAGGCAGAGGCGCCGCCAGCCACAATATAAAAGCCCTGGCCATTGAACTTGGGATTGTAGACCTCTCCGGTTCCGGGCGCTAGGCGGGAAATGGTCACATCCGCCTCCACTCCGCCGGCATCGTTTAGAGCACAGGTGTAGACAGTTCTGAAAGGGAAGTGGTAATTGGTTAGAAAGGTTTATAAATGTGTATATCAACACATGGGACTTACTTGCTGGGATCCCTGTTGGTATTGGCGGAGAAGAGCCAGTCAGCGGCCTCCTGGGCCTGTGGACCATCTAGGAGCAGCTTGGCGAAGTAGCTCATGTTAAAGACCACGGCGTTATTGCGGCAAGCCAGTGCCTCCGATCCGATCTGAAagatatatattaatattcaGGCTTTCCAGATAAGCTACTTGAGCTACTTACTAGATCGTGGTGCTCCGAGAAGCGGCTGTAGTGAAGATCCCCATCCAGAACTCTCTCGTACTCGCTGTCCTTGTGCCTCTGGTGGCCATAGCTTCCGTACCAGTCATAGGGCTGAACCACCGCCTTCTTGGAACCAGTGGGCAGGAAGAAACCAGGCCGCTCCCAACCCTGCTTCTCCTCCATTACGGCGCCTGCCTTCATCATCTCGTCGTGAAGTGGATCCTTTTGGAAATCACGACCCGCCAGTGGTTGATCATACTTGAAGACCATGCTGTAGTTCTTCACGTAGCTCTCGTGCGACTTCTCCCTGATCCACTGGATGGCTTTGCCTTGCTCCTGGGTGAATCTGCGCAGATCGAAGCCGAACATGGGCAGCTCCGGTTGACCTTGGATGACCCACAAGGCGGTCTGCTCTCCGCAACCACCTCCAAACATCATGCCCGCTGAATTGAAGCCACAATTGTGGTAGAGCCCATCGAGGTTGGGATCCGGACCCATCAAGGGCTTGTGGTCGGGTGTAAAGGATTCCGGGCCACAAACCGTGCTCTTCACGCCATATTTCGCATAGCTGGGACACAATTTCTGGGCTCCCTCGACATGGGTCTCGAACACAGACCAATCCAGTTCGTAGAGTCCGAAATGGAAGTCCTTGGGCACGGGCTCCAGCAGGATGGGATTCGGTTCATAGCCACCCATGCAGATGGCGTCCCCTTGGATGCGGAAGTAGGTGGAGTAATCGTGATCTCTGATGTTGGGTAGGCCTCTCACTCCCGGAATGGATTCGGAAACAATATAGGCATGCTTCATGGGCACCAGGGGAAGATGGGTGCCGTGCTTGGCCACCAGATCACGACCCCACACTCCTGTAGCATTCACTACCTTCTCAGCTTTGATGTCCCCGAAAGGCGTGGAAACACCCACCACCTTCTTACCCCTTGCAGTCTGCTCCAGCAGTAGATCATCCACGCCGCAATTCTCGATTACCTGGGCTCCAAGATTAGTGGCTGCCTTCTTGAGGGCCGCACACAGCATCGCCGGATCCATGACACCATCACCCGGAGAATAGAGAGCTCCCACAAAGGCCGACGGATCGAGGAGGGGAAATAACTTCTGGGTGTCCTCCGGACTCAGCACTTGGTTTTCAATACCCAAAGCTGAGCCCACAGTGGCCAGTCTGCGATACTCGTCCAGACGCGTTTCATTGTGAGCAATGAAGATGCCACCATTTTGAATCCATCCCGGATCTAGCTCCGTTTCCTCCTCCAATTGCTGTAGCATGCGACGTGAATTAGCCAGCAGCTGAATATCCACATCGTTGGGACGCAGGCGCCACAACAATCCAGCCGTGTGCCAGGTGGTTCCGGCCGTAAGTTGGGCGCGTTCCAGGAGCACGGCCTTGACACCACGTCGTGCCAGGTGATACAGTGTGTGACAACCCGCCGAACCACCGCCAATAACCACAACATCTGCTGCGCCTGGCAGGGATCCACTTGGTTCCCTTCGAGCTCCTCCATATTCCCTCACTTGCTTGCTGATTCCACGGCGCGAAGCCTGCTGCAGGATGCGATGGCGCCACATCTCAAAAACTGCCGAGCGCAACGACTTTAGAATCTCAACTGAATTCTCGAGTTAAAAACACAATCCCACCATGGTAATCTCCCGCTGAATTGATCGGATAACCCATGGTTCAGCATCCTGATAAACCTGCACCGCCGGTGACGTTCCATCCATGACTGGAGGCCCTAATCAAGGCCATGTTTTGGGGTCACAGCACGATTCTTATCTGGGTTCGGAGGCGTGGCAAGTTGTAAAATTTATTAGCAGCTTCCTAGGtcaaaaaacaatttaatctGAGTAAATGTTTAGATTAAATAGGGATGCGGCTTCCCAACCCATTTATTTGCTAATATAAtccataaatataaatgtattaCTAAAAGAAAACGTAAATTCTATAATTTAAACAATAgttgttatttttataaatttgcctacatatatgtatatatattttcgagtATTTCGGATTCCCGTAGAAAATTTGATAAGACTAAATCGTTCTCGGAACTGAAGATTCTCCACCATAAGCAATCAAATGTTGGACCCATACTCAAATGCCAACCATCGCGACCCCAAACAGGATACGCAGTTGAACCCCAGGATTATAATCTCTTCGGATCTGCCATTAATGCCTATTTCCAAATGCACTGCGAGATCGTATACCAGGTGGTGCCATCTGGAGCCGGAGTCTTGGCACGCTTCGCACTCGCCCGTCGCACATCCTTACGGCTCAACATTCCCACTCCAACGCCCAGAGTGAACCGGATAAACCGAGTgtttcattttgaattttccCGCAGACCGACGGAGGAACACTGTGTGGCCAATGTGGTGGCAGCCAGAAGGCAAACAACCGAGAAAGAGACCGCCGATCGCACCATGTGTCCGGATTCCTCCGCCAATTGGGACTGTTTGCGGAGCAGGCACGCCCACCAGAGGTGCCAGAAATAGACGGAATCTGGAGAGCTGCAAACTGCGGAGCAGAGTGCTCAAAAAGGAGGCTCTCCCCGTAACCCTTGACAGAAG
This genomic interval from Drosophila mauritiana strain mau12 chromosome 2R, ASM438214v1, whole genome shotgun sequence contains the following:
- the LOC117136733 gene encoding WD repeat-containing protein 5, with product MELIETASTPGDSGTETAIPEAAFDSFKMPIRPSQFLQSSVSPGYSIKHSLLGHSGSVTGLKFSSCGENLVSSSADMLLMLWDLSATRCIQSLAGHENGINDVAWSAAGLIASCSDDKTVRLWDARSKLCVKVLEGHGGYTFSCCFNPQSNLLASTSFDETVRLWDVRTGKTLEIVHAHQDPITSVDFHREGNIFVTSSFDGLVRLWDSSTGHAMKTLVDVDNIPVGHVKFSPNGRYILSSTLNNTLRLWNYNKSKCLRIYRGHMNQLYCSNSNFSITGGIWIVSGSEDNTLCIWNLQTRELVQKISTEGDHVLCTHCHPTANVIASGALQNSYAIKIWKSSEN
- the LOC117137354 gene encoding sodium-independent sulfate anion transporter, with protein sequence MRADEDNLYREQLPNVGSLIRDGGRKLCRPSTVTNKFPILKWLPRYRLEYIMQDFIAGFTVGLTTIPQAIAYGVVAGLEPQYGLYSAFMGCFTYIVFGSCKDVTIATTAIMALMVNQYATISPDYAVLVCFLAGCIVLLLGLLNMGVLVRFISIPVITGFTMAAATTIGSAQINNIVGLTSPSNDLLPAWKNFFTHLTSIRLWDALLGVSSLVFLLLMTRVKDIKWGNRIFWKYLGLSRNALAVIFGTFLAYILSRDGNQPFRVTGNITAGVPPFRLPPFSTTVDGEYVSFGEMISTVGASLGSIPLISILEIVAISKAFSKGKIVDASQEMVALGMCNIMGSFVLSMPVTGSFTRTAVNNASGVKTPLGGAVTGALVLMALAFLTQTFYFIPKCTLAAIIIAAMISLVELHKIKDMWKSKKKDLFPFVVTVITCMFWSLEYGILCGIAANMVYILYSSARPHVDIKLEKIYGHEVSVVDVKQKLDYASAEYLKEKVVRFLNNQNGETQLVVIKGEEINSIDYTVAMNIVSMKGDLEALNCAMICWNWNIASAGVVCRLNNDLRPIFKFDLSLEEVVAGHFDSPSNTASTVTIEA
- the LOC117137353 gene encoding sarcosine dehydrogenase, mitochondrial, yielding MWRHRILQQASRRGISKQVREYGGARREPSGSLPGAADVVVIGGGSAGCHTLYHLARRGVKAVLLERAQLTAGTTWHTAGLLWRLRPNDVDIQLLANSRRMLQQLEEETELDPGWIQNGGIFIAHNETRLDEYRRLATVGSALGIENQVLSPEDTQKLFPLLDPSAFVGALYSPGDGVMDPAMLCAALKKAATNLGAQVIENCGVDDLLLEQTARGKKVVGVSTPFGDIKAEKVVNATGVWGRDLVAKHGTHLPLVPMKHAYIVSESIPGVRGLPNIRDHDYSTYFRIQGDAICMGGYEPNPILLEPVPKDFHFGLYELDWSVFETHVEGAQKLCPSYAKYGVKSTVCGPESFTPDHKPLMGPDPNLDGLYHNCGFNSAGMMFGGGCGEQTALWVIQGQPELPMFGFDLRRFTQEQGKAIQWIREKSHESYVKNYSMVFKYDQPLAGRDFQKDPLHDEMMKAGAVMEEKQGWERPGFFLPTGSKKAVVQPYDWYGSYGHQRHKDSEYERVLDGDLHYSRFSEHHDLIGSEALACRNNAVVFNMSYFAKLLLDGPQAQEAADWLFSANTNRDPSKTVYTCALNDAGGVEADVTISRLAPGTGEVYNPKFNGQGFYIVAGGASAFYTYSALLAEIRRKGFNASLKDLTAELGVISIQGPNSRKILQPLIDCDLSDEHVAPNSTRLAKLGDVGLRLLRVSFVGELGYELHVPKKDCAAVYRSLMKAGAGQDLRNAGYRSLYSLSSEKGYHLWSFDLRPDDTPLEAGLGFTCRKTGADYRGKAAIEKQRAEGLKKRLVYLTLRDQVPIWGLEGVYRNGEPVGILRRAEYAYTLGKSLGQTYVSRPDGQIIDADYIRNGEYEVDILGKKYRADCHLRSPFDPTGQRVLGNYASESKSNK